The Ranitomeya imitator isolate aRanImi1 chromosome 6, aRanImi1.pri, whole genome shotgun sequence genome window below encodes:
- the LOC138643480 gene encoding forkhead activin signal transducer 3-like codes for MSSNLQACETIDMPTPNVFSMEKMLEMDSNLDCGPGESAQRDQALTTSQEEKTSGGKKKNYQRYSKPPYTYLAMIALVILSVPDKKLKLSQILEKISDFFPVFKGRYQGWKDSVRHNLSSNDCFRKVLKDPNQTQAKGNFWTVDVSRIPREAMKLQNTAVSRQDIYHLDLAPFIIHGQPYRPLDDHHPFSIAKDSIKIAASAPSSTSSSLDPTSSFPMILWNLPASNSSYVPPNVVAPPSVHPLVLYPNFPSIPLYNYPSPSNFNSPSTSYSIPTYQNPSTLLPQLPIPYRPWK; via the exons ATGAGCTCAAACCTCCAAGCTTGTGAAACCATCGATATGCCAACACCCAACGTgttcagcatggagaagatgctagAGATGGACTCCAACTTGGACTGTGGTCCAGGAGAAAGTGCACAGCGTGACCAAGCATTGACAACAAGTCAGGAGGAGAAAACTTCTGGGGGAAAGAAGAAGAATTACCAGCGATATTCGAAACCTCCATACACATACCTGGCCATGATTGCGCTGGTGATCCTAAGTGTCCCAGACAAGAAGCTGAAGCTGTCGCAG ATTTTAGAGAAGATCAGCGACTTCTTCCCCGTCTTCAAGGGACGATACCAAGGGTGGAAAGACTCGGTCAGACACAACCTGTCCTCTAATGACTGCTTCAGAAAG GTACTAAAAGATCCAAACCAGACTCAGGCCAAAGGAAACTTCTGGACAGTGGATGTGAGTCGGATTCCACGTGAGGCCATGAAGCTTCAGAATACGGCGGTCAGCAGGCAGGATATCTACCACCTGGACCTGGCCCCATTCATTATCCATGGACAGCCATACAGGCCTTTAGATGACCATCACCCTTTTTCAATTGCGAAAGATTCCATCAAAATAGCAGCTTCTGCTCCATCATCCACATCTTCATCTCTAGACCCCACATCATCTTTCCCAATGATTCTGTGGAATCTTCCTGCGTCTAATTCCAGCTATGTTCCTCCTAATGTGGTTGCCCCCCCCAGTGTTCATCCTCTTGTGCTTTACCCAAATTTCCCATCCATACCCCTGTATAACTACCCATCACCATCTAATTTTAACTCTCCGTCCACATCTTATTCTATCCCCACTTACCAAAACCCCTCTACCCTTCTACCTCAACTACCCATCCCTTACAGACCCTGGAAATAA